The window GGGACGCCTGAAAGTGGACTCCGCGAAAGAATCTTTGCTCGCGCAAAATCCCGCAATCCAGATTCGCACACATGCAGAAAGGATCACAGCAACGAATGCGGCGGATATTTTGAAAGACTACGATCTCGTGATTGATGGCACAGACAATTTTGTCACCCGCTACTTAATGAATGATGCGTGCGTTCTGCTGAAAAAACCAAACGTGTACGGAAGCGTTTTTCGTTTTGAAGGACAAGTATCGCTGTTTGTCCCGGGCGAGGGGCCCTGCTATCGATGTTTGTATCCGGAGCCGACTCCCTCGGAGCTCGCGCCTTCTTGCCAGGATGCGGGAGTGCTCGGCATCTTACCTGGCATTATCGGTTTGCTGCAGGCCACCGAAGCGATCAAGTGGTTGCTCGGCATTGGCAATCCACTCGTTGGACGTTTATTGCTGTACGATGCGCTGCAATCCACGGTTCGGACATACAGGCTTCATAAGAATCCGAAATGTCCTGTTTGCAGTGAACATCCATCGATTACGAAACTCGAAGATCTCGAATGGTCGTGCCAGATCGGCGTGTGAGGAAACCATGATCGTAATGAAATTTGGCGGAACTTCCTTCTCCGACCTGACTGCATGGCATCGGGCGATTTCCATTGTGAAGACAAAGGCTGCGCAGGAGACTGTGATTGTGGCTTCAGCTATCCGGGGAATCACCGATGAACTCGCGGCGTGCGCCGACAACGCTGCCCAAGGCAACAAAAGAGAATTGCAAAACGGCTTCGAACGTATTGCTTCTACTCATTTCGAGTTTTGCGATAGTCTCCGGCTCGGAAAGCAGATTCGGCAACAAATCGGGTTGGGGCTCCGGGATCTAAAACTTTGTCTGGAAAGTGTAATCACGCTGAACGAATTAACCCTGCGCACGCGGGACCAGATCCTGGCTTATGGAGAAGTGTTTTCCAGTATCTTGCTCACAGCGGTTTTGCAAAAACTCGGAGTCGATGCAGTCTTTGTAGATTCACGGGAAATAGTCGTCACCGATGACCGGTTTTCCCGCGCAAGACCACAGGTTGAGATTTCAAAGAACCAGACACGCGAGAGATTGATTCCACTGCTACGCAACAAAAGGATTCCTGTTTTACCAGGCTTCATTGGAGCAACCAGAACGGGTCAGACAACCACTCTTGGTCGCGGAGGATCCGATTTTTCCGCTTCCTTGATTGCCGGCTGGCTCCAGGTAGACGAATTGCAAATCTGGAAGGATGTGCCAGGCTTCATGACCGCCGATCCGAATGTGGTGCCGGATGCTCAGACCATTTCCTTCTTGAGTTATGAAGACGCTGAACAACTATGCCGGTATGGCGCTAAGATTCTGCATCCTCTGGCAGTGCGTTATGCAGCGCGGAAGCGGATCCCGATTCGCATTCTTTATACCAGAAATCCAGAAGAACGAGGGACGTTAATTTCCTCCGATGGGCTCCTGAGATCACCGGAAGTAATAGGAATCGCTGCGCAAAAGCATACGGGAAGAGTCATTGTGATTGGCGATGGATTGCGCCATCCATTGATTGCGGCGCAGATTCTGAAAAGCTGCCGGG of the bacterium genome contains:
- a CDS encoding aspartate kinase — encoded protein: MIVMKFGGTSFSDLTAWHRAISIVKTKAAQETVIVASAIRGITDELAACADNAAQGNKRELQNGFERIASTHFEFCDSLRLGKQIRQQIGLGLRDLKLCLESVITLNELTLRTRDQILAYGEVFSSILLTAVLQKLGVDAVFVDSREIVVTDDRFSRARPQVEISKNQTRERLIPLLRNKRIPVLPGFIGATRTGQTTTLGRGGSDFSASLIAGWLQVDELQIWKDVPGFMTADPNVVPDAQTISFLSYEDAEQLCRYGAKILHPLAVRYAARKRIPIRILYTRNPEERGTLISSDGLLRSPEVIGIAAQKHTGRVIVIGDGLRHPLIAAQILKSCRGVQILRISQDTLRSRMILVTAQGDTERAIRQIHAGVKTMNFEV